Proteins from a genomic interval of Homo sapiens chromosome 6 genomic scaffold, GRCh38.p14 alternate locus group ALT_REF_LOCI_2 HSCHR6_MHC_COX_CTG1:
- the RNF5 gene encoding E3 ubiquitin-protein ligase RNF5 produces the protein MAAAEEEDGGPEGPNRERGGAGATFECNICLETAREAVVSVCGHLYCWPCLHQWLETRPERQECPVCKAGISREKVVPLYGRGSQKPQDPRLKTPPRPQGQRPAPESRGGFQPFGDTGGFHFSFGVGAFPFGFFTTVFNAHEPFRRGTGVDLGQGHPASSWQDSLFLFLAIFFFFWLLSI, from the exons ATGGCAGCAGCGGAGGAGGAGGACGGGGGCCCCGAAGGGCCAAATCGCgagcggggcggggcgggcgcgACCTTCGAATGTAATATATGTTTGGAGACTGCTCGGGAAGCTGTGGTCAGTGTGTGTGGCCACCTGTACTG TTGGCCATGTCTTCATCAG TGGCTGGAGACACGGCCAGAACGGCAAGAGTGTCCAGTATGTAAAGCTGGGATCAGCAGAGAGAAGGTTGTCCCGCTTTATGGGCGAGGGAGCCAGAAGCCCCAGGATCCCAG ATTAAAAACTCCACCCCGCCCCCAGGGCCAGAGACCAGCTCCAGAGAGCAGAGGG GGATTCCAGCCATTTGGTGATACCGGGGGCTTCCACTTCTCATTTGGTGTTGGtgcttttccctttggctttttCACCACCGTCTTCAATGCCCATGAGCCTTTCCGCCGGGGTACAG GTGTGGATCTGGGACAGGGTCACCCGGCCTCCAGCTGGCAGGATTCCCTCTTCCTGTTTCTCgccatcttcttctttttttggctgCTCAGTATTTGA